In Cryptomeria japonica unplaced genomic scaffold, Sugi_1.0 HiC_scaffold_436, whole genome shotgun sequence, the following proteins share a genomic window:
- the LOC131871651 gene encoding pectinesterase inhibitor 4-like — protein sequence MASYRSGLLCAIMFLAIHGGWAQTSDTISNACSNALYTHFCVSSLSKASGALEADLTQLSVIAVRLSSEVAKPVSRFIEKLKKRNPNVSALEDCSDLLKDTREQLHDSQSELKQLSNVNFMEYVEDVLTRLSGVETNQDTCLSGLKESNIPATLVSSVKDNTDNLTMLISDALAVVSTLRQQGHI from the coding sequence ATGGCGTCCTACAGAAGTGGTCTCTTGTGCGCAATCATGTTTTTAGCAATTCATGGAGGCTGGGCTCAGACTTCCGATACAATTAGTAATGCCTGCAGTAATGCCTTATATACACACTTTTGCGTTTCATCATTGTCCAAAGCTTCTGGGGCTTTGGAGGCAGATTTAACCCAGCTTTCTGTTATTGCAGTCCGTTTGTCTAGTGAAGTAGCGAAACCTGTTTCTAGGTTTATAGAAAAGCTCAAAAAAAGAAATCCCAATGTCTCGGCTCTTGAAGACTGCTCAGATCTGTTGAAGGATACAAGGGAACAGCTTCATGATTCACAGTCAGAACTAAAGCAATTGTCTAATGTCAATTTCATGGAATATGTAGAAGATGTGCTCACAAGGCTGAGTGGTGTGGAGACTAATCAGGATACATGTTTGAGTGGGTTGAAAGAAAGCAATATTCCTGCAACCTTGGTTTCCAGTGTAAAAGATAATACAGATAATCTGACCATGTTGATTAGTGATGCTCTAGCTGTTGTTAGCACTCTTCGGCAACAGGGACACATTTGA